The Platichthys flesus chromosome 10, fPlaFle2.1, whole genome shotgun sequence genome includes a window with the following:
- the LOC133962070 gene encoding ornithine decarboxylase 1-like produces MNSASSPEFEFSFMEDGFSFRDTVEQKINDSSRTDDRDAFYVCDLGDVLKKHLRWMRALPLVTPFYAVKCNDSRAVLKTLASLGTGFDCASKTELELVLSLGVDPSRIIYANACKQISHIKYASAHGVQMMSFDSEVELMKVACFHDNAKLVLRIATDDSKAVCRVSVKFGAPLKSCRGLLERAKELGLNVIGVSFHVGSGCTDPKTYTEAIADAHCVFHMGDEFGFNMDLLDIGGGFPGCDDGGHTFEEERCCLNFIKDVIHSALDKYFPADSGVKLIAEPGRFYVASAFTLVVNIIAKKVIIDSTSDEKDEGAKEKPKDKTMMYYVNDGTFGSFLVSAVTFSTNLPTLYKKPKPDEILYLCSIWGPTCAGDDRIVEQCYLPDLQVGDWLVFENMGAYTVAASSTFNGFQRPGLHYVVSRPDWQHIQQISRGCQKEFHLFGESAYDATKLHSWLVTHKAVNY; encoded by the exons ATGAACAGTGCTTCTTCCCCTGAGTTTGAGTTCTCCTTCATGGAGGACGGTTTCTCTTTCCGCGATACTGTTGAGCAGAAGATCAATGACTCATCTAGGACG GATGATAGAGATGCCTTCTATGTGTGTGACTTGGGGGATGTGCTTAAGAAACATCTGCGCTGGATGAGGGCCCTGCCTCTTGTCACTCCTTTCTATGCTGTCAAATGCAATGACAGTCGGGCAGTCTTAAAAACACTGGCGTCCCTGGGAACTGGATTTGACTGTGCAAGCAAG ACAGAGCTTGAGCTGGTTCTGTCTCTGGGAGTGGATCCAAGCAGAATTATCTATGCCAACGCCTGTAAGCAAATTTCTCATATCAAATATGCATCTGCCCATGGGGTCCAGATGATGTCCTTTGATAGCGAAGTGGAACTCATGAAAGTGGCCTGTTTTCATGACAATGCCAA GCTGGTGCTGCGTATTGCCACAGATGACTCAAAGGCAGTGTGTCGTGTGAGTGTGAAGTTTGGGGCCCCGCTTAAATCTTGTCGAGGTCTTCTGGAGCGGGCTAAAGAACTGGGACTGAACGTCATTGGTGTCAGCTTCCATGTTGGTAGTGGCTGTACTGATCCAAAGACCTACACGGAGGCCATCGCTGATGCTCACTGTGTTTTCCATATGGGC GATGAGTTCGGCTTCAACATGGATCTCTTGGACATTGGTGGTGGTTTCCCTGGTTGTGATGACGGTGGACATACATTTGAAGAGGAAAGATGCTGTCTAAATTTT ATCAAGGATGTAATCCACTCTGCCCTGGACAAGTATTTCCCTGCTGACTCTGGGGTAAAGCTAATCGCTGAGCCAGGACGCTTTTATGTAGCTTCTGCTTTCACACTGGTTGTCAACATCATTGCCAAGAAGGTCATCATAGACTCAACCTCTGATG AGAAAGATGAAGGGGCCAAAGAAAAACCCAAAGACAAGACTATGATGTACTATGTCAATGATGGAACGTTTGGATCTTTCTTGGTTTCAGCCGTGACCTTTTCTACAAATTTACCAACACTGTATAAG AAGCCAAAGCCAGATGAGATCTTATACCTCTGCAGTATCTGGGGCCCAACTTGTGCTGGTGATGATCGCATTGTTGAGCAGTGTTACCTGCCTGACCTGCAGGTGGGCGACTGGCTGGTCTTTGAAAACATGGGTGCCTACACCGtggctgcctcctccaccttcaATGGTTTCCAAAGACCTGGCCTTCACTATGTCGTGTCCCGTCCTGATTG GCAACACATCCAGCAGATTAGCAGGGGATGTCAGAAGGAGTTTCACCTGTTTGGAGAATCAGCCTATGATGCAACTAAGTTACATTCCTGGCTGGTAACTCACAAGGCGGTTAACTATTAA